A genome region from Alistipes dispar includes the following:
- a CDS encoding efflux transporter outer membrane subunit, translated as MKKILIICLAAAMTGCGIYKPYSRPESIETDGLYGTAETADSTTIGDITWQEMFSDPQLQALIAQALENNTDLQSAQWRVKEAEATLKSARLAYLPSFNFAPQGSISSFDNANTTKTYSIPVTASWQIDIFGGITNAKRKAKALYLQSREYEQAVKTQLIASVANLYYTLLMLDSQYEVTGETARKWEETVRTMRAMKDAGMTNEAGVAQYEGSYYAIEASLHDLEYSIREAENSLCSVLGLAPQEITRGSLDNQQLPQELAVGVPVQMLSNRPDVRSAEYSLMQSFYATNAARSALYPSITLSGSAGWTNNGGMGVSDPGKLLLSAAGSLLQPIFNAGANRANLKIAKAQQEEAKLSFRQTLLNAGAEVNNALTQCQSARAKTDLRAKQIEALTRAVESTELLMEHSSTTYLEVLTAQQSLLSAQLSQITDRFDEIQGIVNLYQALGGGRDLTTEEK; from the coding sequence ATGAAAAAGATACTGATTATCTGCCTTGCAGCCGCCATGACGGGCTGCGGCATCTACAAGCCCTACTCCCGTCCCGAGTCGATCGAGACCGACGGACTGTACGGCACGGCCGAAACGGCGGATTCGACGACCATCGGCGACATTACGTGGCAGGAGATGTTCTCCGACCCGCAGTTGCAGGCGCTCATCGCCCAGGCGCTGGAGAACAACACCGACCTGCAGTCGGCCCAGTGGCGCGTGAAGGAGGCCGAAGCTACGCTCAAATCGGCCCGTCTGGCCTATCTGCCGTCGTTCAACTTCGCCCCGCAGGGGTCGATCAGCAGCTTCGACAACGCCAACACGACGAAAACCTATTCGATCCCCGTCACGGCCAGTTGGCAGATCGACATCTTCGGCGGTATCACCAACGCCAAGCGGAAGGCCAAGGCGCTCTACCTGCAGAGCAGGGAGTACGAACAGGCCGTCAAGACGCAGCTCATCGCCAGCGTAGCGAACCTCTACTACACGCTGCTGATGCTCGACAGCCAGTACGAAGTGACCGGCGAAACGGCCCGGAAGTGGGAGGAGACCGTCCGCACGATGCGCGCCATGAAGGATGCCGGCATGACCAACGAGGCGGGCGTAGCCCAGTACGAGGGCTCCTACTACGCGATCGAAGCCTCGCTGCACGACCTCGAATACTCGATCCGCGAAGCCGAAAACAGCCTTTGCTCCGTGCTCGGGCTGGCTCCGCAGGAGATCACGCGCGGCAGCTTGGACAACCAGCAGCTTCCGCAGGAGCTCGCCGTGGGCGTACCGGTCCAGATGCTCTCGAACCGTCCCGACGTGCGCAGCGCCGAGTATTCGCTCATGCAGTCCTTCTATGCGACCAACGCCGCCCGTTCGGCGCTCTATCCTTCGATCACGCTGAGCGGCTCGGCAGGGTGGACCAACAACGGAGGAATGGGTGTTTCCGATCCCGGCAAACTGCTTCTTTCGGCCGCAGGATCGCTGTTGCAGCCGATCTTCAACGCCGGAGCCAACCGGGCGAACCTGAAGATCGCCAAGGCCCAGCAGGAGGAGGCCAAGCTCTCGTTCCGGCAGACGCTGCTCAATGCCGGCGCCGAGGTGAACAACGCCTTGACGCAATGTCAGTCGGCCCGCGCCAAAACCGACCTGCGAGCCAAACAGATCGAAGCCCTGACGCGCGCCGTGGAGAGCACCGAACTGCTCATGGAGCACAGTTCGACTACCTACCTCGAAGTGCTGACCGCCCAGCAGTCGCTGCTCTCGGCCCAACTGTCGCAGATCACCGACCGTTTCGACGAAATCCAGGGCATCGTAAACCTCTACCAGGCCCTCGGCGGAGGTCGTGACCTTACGACGGAGGAGAAGTGA
- a CDS encoding efflux RND transporter permease subunit, translated as MTLKHFIERPVLASVISIVIVIAGIIGLASLPVEQYPDIAPPTVMVSATYPGANAETIQKSVIVPLEEAINGVENMMYIQSEASNSGSASITVYFRQGTDPDMAAVNVQNKVATATGQLPGEVTQIGVTTMKRQTSMLKVISISSPDDTYDEGFLANYFSINIEPRIKRIQGVGECFVLGADYAMRIWLKPDVMAQYNLVPSDITGVLSEQNIEAATGSLGENSDNTFQYTMKYRGRLMTPEEFGEIVIRSLNDGSVLKLKDVAEVEMGDESYAYSGKVNGHPGVSAMIFQTAGTNATQIVGDINALLDECRAELPKGIEITDLMSVTDFLYASMNEVLKTLIEAIILVVLVVYVFLQDIRSTLVPTISIFVALIGTFGFLALAGFSINLLTLFALVLAIGTVVDDAIIVVEAVQARFDVGYKSSYMATIDAMSGITSAIITSTLVFMAVFIPVTMMGGTSGTFYTQFGITMAVAVGLSAVNALTLSPALCALILKPYLDENGEMRDNFAARFRKAFNAAFGVMVKKYKHGVLLFIKHKWLMWSTLALAFGLLIVLMNNTKTGLVPDEDQGTVMVNVTLAPGSSLAETTSVMEEISRRLEKIPQIRDFNAISGYGIIAGQGPSYGMCIIKLKDWDERPEKSDGVQAVIGQIYALTADIKKAQVYAMAPPMITGYGTGNGISMHLQDRAGGSTEDFFNVSQQFIGALNQRPEFERAVTTFNIAFPQYMVDIDAAKAKRAGISPTSILSTISGYYGGQYVSYFNRFSKVYRVIIQADPKYRLDAESLNNVFVRTDSGEMAPVSQFATLTKTYGAEVLNRFNLYNSIAINGTNASGYSTGEAIAAVRETAEQLLPKGYGYEFDGITREESQTTNNTAIIFGICILLIYLILSALYESFFVPFAVILSVPCGLMGSFLLAKAMGLENNIYLQTGIIMLIGLLSKTAILITEYAADRRAAGMSLTQAAVSAAKARLRPILMTVLTCVFGMLPLMTASGVGAHGNSTLGAGVVGGMIVGTLALLFLVPTLFIVFQTLQEKVKPVELDPDPQWAVRAELEDAKNEKEEK; from the coding sequence CGGTATCATCGGTCTGGCTTCGCTGCCCGTGGAGCAGTACCCCGATATCGCGCCTCCGACGGTGATGGTGAGCGCCACCTATCCGGGCGCCAACGCCGAAACGATCCAGAAGTCGGTGATCGTACCCCTCGAGGAGGCGATCAACGGCGTGGAGAACATGATGTACATTCAGTCCGAAGCCTCGAACTCGGGCAGCGCCTCGATCACGGTCTATTTCCGCCAGGGAACCGACCCGGACATGGCGGCCGTGAACGTCCAGAACAAGGTGGCCACGGCCACGGGACAGTTGCCGGGCGAGGTGACGCAGATCGGCGTGACGACCATGAAGCGTCAGACTTCGATGCTGAAGGTGATCTCCATCAGCAGCCCCGACGACACGTATGACGAGGGCTTCCTCGCCAACTACTTCTCCATCAACATCGAACCGCGCATCAAACGTATCCAGGGCGTAGGCGAGTGCTTCGTGCTCGGCGCCGACTACGCAATGCGAATCTGGCTCAAGCCCGACGTGATGGCGCAGTACAACCTCGTCCCGTCGGACATCACGGGCGTACTCTCCGAACAGAACATCGAGGCGGCCACCGGTTCGCTGGGCGAGAATTCGGACAACACGTTCCAGTACACGATGAAGTACCGCGGCCGTCTGATGACCCCGGAGGAGTTCGGCGAAATCGTGATCCGCTCGCTGAACGACGGCAGCGTTCTGAAACTCAAGGATGTGGCCGAAGTGGAGATGGGCGACGAATCGTACGCCTACTCGGGCAAGGTGAACGGTCACCCGGGCGTGTCGGCCATGATCTTCCAGACCGCCGGTACGAACGCCACGCAGATCGTCGGCGACATCAACGCCCTGCTCGACGAATGCCGCGCCGAGCTGCCGAAAGGCATCGAGATCACCGACCTGATGAGCGTGACGGACTTCCTCTACGCCTCGATGAACGAGGTGCTGAAGACCCTGATCGAAGCCATCATCCTCGTCGTACTGGTGGTGTATGTCTTCTTGCAGGACATCCGCTCGACGCTGGTCCCCACGATCTCCATCTTCGTCGCCCTGATCGGAACGTTCGGCTTCCTCGCATTGGCCGGCTTCTCGATCAACCTCCTGACGCTGTTCGCCCTCGTGCTGGCGATCGGTACGGTCGTCGATGACGCCATCATCGTCGTCGAAGCCGTCCAGGCGCGCTTCGACGTGGGCTACAAGTCTTCGTACATGGCCACCATCGACGCCATGTCGGGCATCACGTCGGCCATCATCACCTCGACGCTCGTCTTCATGGCCGTGTTCATCCCCGTAACCATGATGGGCGGCACGTCGGGTACGTTCTACACGCAGTTCGGTATCACGATGGCCGTGGCCGTAGGTCTTTCGGCCGTGAACGCCCTCACGCTGTCGCCGGCGCTCTGCGCCCTGATCCTGAAGCCGTATCTCGACGAGAACGGCGAGATGCGCGACAACTTCGCCGCACGCTTCCGCAAGGCCTTCAACGCCGCGTTCGGCGTCATGGTCAAGAAATACAAGCACGGCGTGCTGCTCTTCATCAAGCACAAGTGGCTCATGTGGTCCACGCTCGCGCTGGCATTCGGCCTGCTGATCGTGCTGATGAACAACACGAAGACGGGTCTGGTTCCCGACGAGGACCAGGGTACGGTGATGGTGAACGTCACGCTGGCCCCCGGTTCGTCACTGGCCGAGACCACGAGCGTGATGGAGGAAATCAGCCGCCGTCTGGAGAAAATCCCGCAGATCCGCGACTTCAACGCCATCTCCGGATACGGTATAATCGCCGGACAGGGCCCCTCGTACGGTATGTGTATCATCAAGCTCAAGGACTGGGACGAGCGTCCTGAAAAATCGGACGGCGTGCAGGCCGTCATCGGACAGATCTACGCCCTCACGGCCGATATCAAGAAGGCCCAGGTCTATGCCATGGCTCCCCCGATGATTACGGGTTACGGTACGGGCAACGGCATTTCGATGCACCTGCAGGACCGCGCTGGCGGCAGCACGGAGGACTTCTTCAACGTCTCGCAGCAGTTCATCGGCGCGCTGAACCAGCGTCCGGAATTCGAACGTGCCGTCACGACCTTCAATATCGCCTTCCCCCAGTATATGGTGGACATCGACGCTGCGAAGGCCAAGCGTGCCGGCATCTCGCCCACGTCGATCCTCTCGACGATCTCGGGATACTACGGCGGACAGTACGTGTCGTACTTCAACCGCTTCTCGAAGGTTTACCGCGTCATCATCCAGGCCGATCCGAAGTATCGTCTCGACGCCGAGTCGCTCAACAACGTCTTCGTGCGCACGGACAGCGGCGAGATGGCTCCCGTAAGCCAGTTCGCCACGCTGACGAAGACCTACGGCGCTGAGGTGCTCAACCGCTTCAACCTCTACAACTCGATCGCCATCAACGGTACGAACGCCAGCGGCTATTCGACCGGCGAAGCGATCGCCGCGGTCCGTGAAACCGCCGAACAGCTCCTGCCGAAAGGCTACGGATACGAATTCGACGGCATCACGCGCGAGGAGAGCCAGACGACGAACAACACGGCGATTATCTTCGGTATCTGTATCCTGCTCATTTACCTGATCCTGAGCGCCCTTTACGAGAGCTTCTTCGTTCCGTTCGCCGTCATTCTGTCGGTTCCGTGCGGTCTGATGGGTTCGTTCCTGCTGGCCAAGGCCATGGGACTCGAGAACAACATCTATCTCCAGACGGGTATCATCATGCTGATCGGTCTGCTGTCGAAGACGGCCATCCTCATCACGGAGTACGCCGCCGACCGCCGCGCCGCAGGCATGTCGCTCACGCAGGCCGCCGTATCGGCAGCCAAGGCCCGTCTGCGTCCTATTCTGATGACGGTGCTCACCTGCGTATTCGGTATGCTGCCGCTGATGACCGCATCGGGCGTGGGCGCTCACGGCAACTCGACCCTCGGCGCCGGCGTCGTAGGCGGTATGATCGTGGGTACGCTGGCGCTGCTGTTCCTCGTGCCGACGCTGTTCATCGTCTTCCAGACCCTTCAGGAGAAGGTCAAGCCGGTGGAACTGGACCCCGATCCGCAGTGGGCCGTGCGCGCCGAACTCGAAGATGCTAAAAACGAGAAAGAGGAGAAATAA